The Streptomyces sp. Je 1-332 genome has a window encoding:
- the tsaD gene encoding tRNA (adenosine(37)-N6)-threonylcarbamoyltransferase complex transferase subunit TsaD → MADSRDQPLVLGIETSCDETGVGIVRGTTLLADAIASSVDEHARFGGVVPEVASRAHLEAMVPTIDRALKEAGVAASDLDGIAVTAGPGLAGALLVGVSAAKAYAYALGKPLYGVNHLASHICVDQLEHGTLPEPTMALLVSGGHSSLLLSTDITSDVRPLGATIDDAAGEAFDKIARVLDLGFPGGPVIDRYAKEGDPNAIAFPRGLTGPRDAPYDFSFSGLKTSVARWIEAKRAAGEDVPVRDVSASFQEAVVDVLTRKAVRACKDEGVDHLMIGGGVAANTRLRALAQERCEAAGIRLRVPRPKLCTDNGAMVAALGAEMVARNRSASDWDLSADSSLPVTEPHVPGHTHDHGHDHDHVHEVSKENLYS, encoded by the coding sequence ATGGCTGACTCGCGCGACCAACCTCTCGTTCTCGGCATCGAGACCTCCTGCGACGAGACCGGCGTCGGCATCGTCCGCGGCACCACCCTGCTCGCCGACGCCATCGCATCCAGCGTCGACGAGCACGCGCGTTTCGGCGGCGTCGTGCCCGAGGTCGCCTCGCGTGCGCACCTGGAGGCGATGGTGCCGACCATCGACCGCGCCCTGAAGGAGGCGGGGGTCGCCGCCTCCGATCTCGACGGCATCGCGGTGACGGCCGGTCCCGGCCTCGCGGGCGCGCTGCTCGTGGGCGTCTCGGCGGCCAAGGCGTACGCGTACGCGCTCGGCAAGCCGCTCTACGGCGTCAACCACCTGGCGTCGCACATCTGCGTCGACCAGCTGGAGCACGGCACGCTGCCCGAGCCGACGATGGCGCTGCTCGTCTCCGGCGGCCACTCCTCGCTGCTGCTGTCCACCGACATCACCTCGGACGTACGGCCCCTGGGCGCGACCATCGACGACGCGGCGGGCGAGGCCTTCGACAAGATCGCACGGGTGCTCGACCTCGGCTTCCCGGGCGGCCCCGTCATCGACCGGTACGCGAAGGAGGGCGACCCGAACGCGATCGCGTTCCCGCGCGGTCTCACCGGGCCGCGCGACGCCCCGTACGACTTCTCCTTCTCCGGTCTGAAGACGTCCGTCGCGCGCTGGATCGAGGCCAAGCGGGCGGCGGGCGAGGACGTTCCCGTCCGCGACGTGTCGGCGTCCTTCCAGGAGGCGGTCGTCGACGTGCTGACCCGCAAGGCCGTGCGGGCCTGCAAGGACGAGGGCGTGGACCACCTGATGATCGGCGGCGGCGTGGCCGCCAACACGCGGCTGCGCGCGCTTGCGCAGGAGCGGTGCGAGGCGGCCGGGATCCGGCTGCGGGTGCCGCGGCCGAAGCTGTGCACGGACAACGGCGCGATGGTGGCCGCGCTCGGCGCCGAGATGGTGGCCAGGAACCGCTCGGCATCCGACTGGGACCTGTCGGCGGACTCCTCGCTCCCGGTGACGGAGCCGCACGTGCCGGGCCACACGCACGACCACGGCCACGATCACGATCACGTGCACGAGGTCAGCAAGGAGAACCTGTACTCGTGA
- the alr gene encoding alanine racemase: MTETAPLRARAEIDLAALRANVRTLRAHAPGAAFMAVVKADAYGHGMVPCARAAVEAGATWVGTATPEEALALRAAGIEGRIMCWLWTPGGPWREGVEADLDMSVSGLWALREVSAAARAVGRTARVQLKADTGLGRGGCMPADWPELVSQALQAEAEGLVRVTGLWSHFACADEPGHPSIVAQLALFREMVAEAEGRGIRPEVRHIANSPGTLTLPETHFDLVRPGIAMYGISPSPEVGTSEEFGLRPVMRLSASLALVKHAPGGHGVSYGHHYVTPGETTLGLVPVGYGDGVPRHASGTGPVLVGGKLRTVAGRIAMDQFVVDLGGDEPAVGSEAVLFGPGDRGEPTAEDWAQAAGTIAYEIVTRIGTRVPRVHVNERREADGV, from the coding sequence ATGACTGAGACCGCACCTTTGCGTGCCCGCGCCGAGATCGACCTGGCCGCCCTCCGGGCCAACGTGCGGACTCTGCGCGCCCACGCCCCCGGAGCCGCCTTCATGGCCGTCGTGAAGGCGGACGCGTACGGCCACGGGATGGTGCCCTGCGCCCGCGCCGCCGTCGAGGCGGGAGCCACCTGGGTGGGCACCGCGACCCCCGAAGAGGCCCTCGCGCTGCGCGCCGCCGGGATCGAGGGGCGCATCATGTGCTGGCTGTGGACCCCGGGCGGGCCCTGGCGCGAGGGCGTCGAGGCCGACCTCGACATGTCGGTCAGCGGACTCTGGGCGTTGCGTGAAGTGTCCGCCGCCGCCCGCGCCGTGGGGCGTACCGCACGGGTTCAGTTGAAGGCCGACACCGGGCTCGGGCGGGGCGGCTGCATGCCCGCCGACTGGCCCGAACTCGTCTCGCAGGCGCTGCAGGCCGAGGCCGAGGGCCTGGTGCGCGTCACGGGCCTCTGGTCGCACTTCGCGTGCGCCGACGAGCCGGGCCATCCGTCCATCGTCGCCCAACTCGCCCTGTTCCGCGAGATGGTCGCGGAAGCCGAGGGCCGCGGTATCCGGCCCGAGGTGCGGCACATCGCCAACTCGCCCGGCACACTGACGCTTCCGGAGACCCACTTCGACCTCGTACGTCCGGGGATCGCGATGTACGGAATCTCGCCGAGCCCCGAGGTCGGCACCTCGGAGGAGTTCGGGCTGCGGCCCGTCATGCGGCTCAGCGCCTCACTCGCCCTCGTGAAGCACGCCCCGGGGGGTCACGGCGTGAGTTACGGGCATCACTACGTCACTCCCGGCGAAACGACTCTTGGACTCGTCCCGGTCGGGTACGGGGACGGAGTCCCGCGTCACGCGTCCGGCACGGGACCCGTGCTCGTCGGCGGGAAGTTGCGCACGGTCGCGGGGCGCATCGCCATGGACCAGTTCGTGGTCGACCTCGGCGGTGACGAGCCGGCGGTGGGCTCGGAGGCCGTCCTGTTCGGTCCCGGCGACCGGGGCGAGCCGACCGCCGAGGACTGGGCACAGGCGGCGGGCACGATCGCGTACGAGATCGTCACCCGCATCGGAACGCGCGTCCCGCGCGTCCATGTGAACGAGCGGCGAGAAGCGGACGGCGTCTGA
- a CDS encoding helix-turn-helix domain-containing protein — protein sequence MDLDTIVGIARRILQEEGVAALSMRRVAKEVGTTPMALYHHVRDKDELLMLTLSGTADSVPRPELPDDPRDRLLAVSLHMHGTLARMPWVVEVLGLGDLTDRGALWMVEEIIATCVACGLTQPQAVAAYRTIWYCVYGDLVFRGAMDRRADEPDRKRHFPAMLTEADAEELPHMAALAGRWLELTAEYDVSAQLGAVIDGLLGQARHP from the coding sequence ATCGACCTCGACACGATCGTCGGCATCGCGCGCCGCATCCTCCAGGAGGAGGGCGTCGCCGCCCTGAGCATGCGCCGGGTCGCCAAGGAGGTCGGCACGACCCCGATGGCGTTGTACCACCACGTACGCGACAAGGACGAGCTCCTGATGCTCACCCTGTCCGGCACGGCCGACTCGGTCCCGCGCCCCGAACTCCCCGACGACCCGCGCGACCGGCTGCTCGCGGTGTCCCTGCACATGCACGGCACGCTGGCCCGGATGCCGTGGGTGGTCGAGGTGCTCGGCCTCGGCGACCTCACCGACAGGGGCGCCCTGTGGATGGTCGAGGAGATCATCGCCACGTGCGTGGCCTGCGGACTGACCCAGCCCCAGGCCGTCGCCGCCTATCGCACCATCTGGTACTGCGTCTACGGTGACCTGGTCTTCCGCGGCGCGATGGACCGCCGCGCCGATGAGCCGGACCGCAAGCGTCACTTCCCCGCCATGCTCACCGAGGCGGACGCCGAGGAGCTCCCCCACATGGCCGCGCTCGCCGGCCGCTGGCTGGAACTGACGGCGGAGTACGACGTGTCCGCGCAGCTGGGAGCGGTCATCGACGGGCTTCTGGGGCAGGCTCGGCACCCCTGA
- the groES gene encoding co-chaperone GroES, which produces MTTASSKVAIKPLEDRIVVQPLDAEQTTASGLVIPDTAKEKPQEGAVLAVGPGRFENGERLPLDVKVGDVVLYSKYGGTEVKYNGDEYLVLSARDVLAIVEK; this is translated from the coding sequence GTGACGACCGCCAGCTCCAAGGTTGCCATCAAGCCGCTCGAGGACCGCATTGTGGTCCAGCCGCTCGACGCCGAGCAGACCACGGCCTCTGGCCTGGTCATTCCGGACACCGCGAAGGAGAAGCCCCAGGAGGGTGCTGTCCTCGCCGTGGGCCCGGGCCGCTTCGAGAACGGCGAGCGCCTGCCGCTCGACGTGAAGGTCGGCGATGTCGTGCTGTACAGCAAGTACGGCGGCACCGAGGTGAAGTACAACGGCGACGAGTACCTCGTCCTCTCGGCTCGCGACGTGCTCGCGATCGTCGAGAAGTAA
- a CDS encoding polysaccharide deacetylase family protein, with product MQLVRQNDKFRARRKGRGRAQGRVRGRVRAGAAVLTAAAIVSGCASGDDGGANPAPGQQRLDAPPARALDSYAHKLRVTQVARAAAAKRWGLAKPPLAAPPAPAKKPAITTRKGFEVKGQASLPPVFTTIPTKKKVVFLTIDDGAEKDPALLKMMSELQIPYTAFLSDYLVKEDYGYFKKMQSRGVALNNHTLNHPYLPGLSYKQQRREICGMQDVIHKRYGKRPELFRPPYGNYNADSLRAAKSCGIKAVPLWASEAFPDRMDWREWDRDLHPGDIILTHFRGREDWKGTMPDMIRKVMKTVTDKGYAVARLEDYL from the coding sequence ATGCAACTAGTACGACAAAACGACAAATTCAGGGCGAGGCGGAAGGGGCGGGGCCGGGCGCAGGGCCGGGTCAGGGGCCGGGTGCGGGCCGGGGCCGCCGTGCTGACCGCCGCCGCCATCGTCTCCGGCTGCGCCTCGGGCGACGACGGCGGAGCGAACCCCGCCCCCGGTCAGCAGCGCCTGGACGCACCGCCCGCCCGCGCCCTCGACTCCTACGCCCACAAACTCCGCGTCACCCAGGTCGCCCGCGCCGCGGCCGCGAAACGCTGGGGCCTGGCCAAGCCCCCGCTGGCCGCGCCGCCCGCCCCGGCCAAGAAGCCGGCGATCACCACCCGCAAGGGGTTCGAGGTGAAGGGGCAGGCGAGTCTGCCGCCGGTCTTCACGACCATCCCGACCAAGAAGAAGGTCGTCTTCCTGACCATCGACGACGGCGCCGAGAAGGACCCGGCGCTGCTCAAGATGATGAGCGAACTGCAGATCCCGTACACCGCGTTCCTCAGCGACTACCTGGTCAAGGAGGACTACGGCTACTTCAAGAAGATGCAGTCCCGCGGGGTCGCGCTCAACAACCACACCCTGAACCACCCCTACCTGCCGGGACTCTCGTACAAGCAGCAGCGGCGCGAGATCTGCGGCATGCAGGACGTCATCCACAAGCGGTACGGCAAACGCCCCGAGCTCTTCCGGCCGCCGTACGGCAACTACAACGCGGACTCGCTGCGCGCCGCCAAGTCCTGCGGCATCAAGGCCGTCCCGCTGTGGGCGTCCGAGGCGTTCCCCGACCGCATGGACTGGCGCGAGTGGGACCGGGACCTGCACCCCGGCGACATCATCCTCACGCACTTCCGGGGACGCGAGGACTGGAAGGGCACGATGCCCGACATGATCCGCAAGGTCATGAAGACGGTCACCGACAAGGGGTACGCGGTGGCCAGGCTGGAGGACTACCTGTGA
- a CDS encoding MFS transporter has protein sequence MVNTADSKSSGARWLLPVLLTVQFLVSLDMSVVNIALPDIGDDLGFGADSLLWVVNAYALAFGGLLMLGGRLADVVGRRRTLTAGFAVFGLASLVGGLAQAPGQLVAARAVQGVGAAALAPVALALITVNYAAGPARSRALGLWGAAGALGGAVGVMAGGLLTDVAGWRSVMLINVPVVLAALLLSRHGVPADRRTGPAPRLDVVGALLVTAGMTVLVLGLVRSQTHAWGSGATLGTLTAAAALLGAFTAVESRRREPLLRLGLLGNRPVLSANAFALLMSSGQFAAFYFTSLYLQEVMSYGPTRAGAAFLPFCVGIVAGSAISARTAGRFGERALLVTGGLLGAAGFAWFALAVGPSGTFLGSVVGPSLVASVGIGMCFVPLGTAATSGVAAEETGMASGLLNSSRQLGGSLGLAVLVTVASGVTGDGRGPGALAAGYATAFGVAAALLASAAVATAVLHRAPTRPRPARPDAKEDSSQTLGDDVGPGVSRSTHG, from the coding sequence ATGGTGAATACCGCTGACTCGAAGTCCTCGGGGGCGCGTTGGCTGCTGCCTGTGCTGCTCACCGTGCAGTTCCTGGTCTCTCTCGACATGTCCGTCGTGAACATCGCGCTGCCCGACATCGGCGACGACCTCGGCTTCGGGGCCGACTCGCTGCTCTGGGTCGTCAACGCCTACGCGCTCGCCTTCGGCGGCCTCCTCATGCTGGGCGGGCGCCTCGCCGACGTGGTGGGGCGGCGGCGAACCCTGACCGCCGGGTTCGCGGTCTTCGGGCTCGCGAGCCTGGTGGGCGGCCTGGCCCAGGCCCCGGGGCAGCTCGTTGCGGCGCGGGCCGTGCAGGGGGTGGGCGCGGCGGCCCTCGCACCCGTGGCGCTCGCGCTGATCACCGTCAACTACGCCGCCGGGCCCGCGCGTTCACGGGCGCTCGGACTCTGGGGCGCCGCGGGCGCGCTCGGCGGCGCGGTCGGGGTCATGGCGGGCGGATTGCTGACGGACGTGGCGGGCTGGCGTTCGGTGATGCTGATCAACGTCCCCGTGGTGCTCGCCGCGCTCCTCCTCTCCCGGCACGGCGTGCCCGCCGACCGGCGCACCGGGCCCGCGCCGCGCCTGGACGTGGTGGGGGCGCTGCTCGTCACGGCCGGCATGACGGTGCTCGTCCTCGGCCTCGTCCGCTCTCAGACGCACGCGTGGGGCTCCGGGGCGACCCTGGGAACGCTCACCGCTGCCGCCGCGCTGCTCGGCGCGTTCACCGCCGTCGAGTCCCGCCGACGCGAGCCGCTGCTCCGGCTCGGTCTGCTCGGGAACCGTCCCGTGCTCTCCGCGAACGCGTTCGCGCTGCTGATGTCGTCGGGCCAGTTCGCCGCCTTCTACTTCACCTCGCTCTACCTCCAGGAGGTCATGTCGTACGGGCCGACGCGGGCGGGGGCGGCGTTCCTGCCGTTCTGCGTGGGCATCGTCGCCGGATCGGCGATCTCGGCGCGGACGGCGGGGCGGTTCGGGGAGCGGGCGCTTCTGGTGACCGGGGGGCTTCTCGGCGCGGCGGGGTTCGCCTGGTTCGCCCTCGCGGTCGGCCCCTCCGGGACGTTCCTTGGATCCGTCGTGGGGCCATCGCTCGTGGCGAGCGTCGGCATCGGCATGTGCTTCGTGCCGCTGGGTACGGCGGCGACGTCCGGTGTCGCCGCCGAGGAGACCGGCATGGCATCGGGGCTGCTCAACAGCTCCCGCCAGCTGGGCGGTTCGCTGGGGCTCGCGGTCCTGGTGACGGTGGCGTCGGGCGTCACCGGGGACGGCCGGGGGCCGGGTGCGCTCGCGGCCGGGTACGCGACCGCGTTCGGCGTCGCCGCGGCGCTGCTCGCGTCGGCGGCCGTCGCCACGGCGGTGCTGCATCGCGCGCCCACGCGGCCGCGGCCTGCGCGGCCGGACGCGAAAGAAGATTCGTCGCAGACTCTGGGCGACGACGTCGGTCCGGGGGTCTCCCGTTCGACGCATGGGTGA
- a CDS encoding methyltransferase domain-containing protein, which yields MGRVNDLDRDPTAPTAPTALASFSALLTPEGRALLDLDEVREADPARELAVATRLRRGHPAELVTAVLAQARLRRRAVAKFGAEDAGRMFFTPNGVEQATRTSVAVHRAESFKALGVRALADLCCGIGGDAIALARAGVTVLAVDRDPLTCAVARANAEALGLGDLIEVREADVTEVDTSAYDAVFVDPARRGGRGRIFDPEAYSPPLSWAIEAARTAPHAALKIAPGIPHEAIPADAAAEWISDAGDVKEAVLWFGTDTPSSHRATLLPSGASLWSSLDAMLPDPRVRTVGRYLYEPDGAVIRAHLVAEVATRVKGGLIDETIAYATSDSLHPTPYAAAYEITDQLPFGVKKLKALLREREVGTLTVKKRGSAVEPEELRRKVKPQGKNAATVFLTRVAGAPTMLIGQPVANT from the coding sequence ATGGGCCGGGTGAACGACCTCGACCGTGATCCGACTGCCCCGACTGCCCCGACTGCCCTGGCCTCCTTCTCCGCGCTCCTCACCCCCGAAGGCCGGGCCCTGCTCGATCTCGACGAGGTGCGGGAGGCCGACCCGGCCCGGGAGCTGGCCGTCGCGACCCGCCTGCGCCGCGGGCACCCGGCGGAACTGGTCACGGCGGTGCTCGCGCAGGCGCGGCTGCGGCGGCGTGCGGTGGCGAAGTTCGGGGCCGAGGACGCGGGCCGGATGTTCTTCACCCCGAACGGCGTCGAACAGGCGACCCGTACGAGCGTGGCCGTGCATCGCGCGGAGAGCTTCAAGGCCCTCGGCGTCCGCGCCCTGGCCGACCTGTGCTGCGGCATCGGCGGCGACGCGATCGCCCTGGCCCGTGCCGGTGTCACCGTCCTCGCCGTCGACCGCGACCCGCTGACCTGCGCGGTGGCGCGCGCGAACGCGGAGGCGCTCGGGCTCGGGGATCTCATCGAGGTGCGCGAGGCCGACGTCACCGAGGTCGACACGTCCGCGTACGACGCGGTCTTCGTCGACCCGGCGCGGCGGGGCGGGCGGGGCCGCATCTTCGACCCCGAGGCCTACTCCCCGCCGCTCTCCTGGGCGATCGAGGCCGCCCGCACGGCTCCGCACGCGGCGCTGAAGATCGCCCCCGGGATCCCGCACGAGGCGATCCCCGCAGACGCCGCGGCCGAGTGGATCTCGGACGCCGGGGACGTGAAGGAGGCGGTGCTGTGGTTCGGCACGGACACCCCCTCCTCGCACCGCGCCACGCTGCTGCCCTCGGGGGCGTCGCTGTGGTCCTCGCTCGACGCGATGCTGCCGGACCCGCGGGTGCGGACGGTCGGGCGCTATCTGTACGAGCCGGACGGCGCCGTCATCCGTGCGCACCTGGTGGCGGAGGTGGCCACGCGGGTGAAGGGCGGCCTGATCGACGAGACCATCGCGTACGCCACCTCCGACTCCCTGCACCCGACGCCGTACGCGGCGGCTTACGAGATCACCGACCAACTCCCCTTCGGTGTGAAGAAGTTGAAGGCGTTGCTGCGGGAGCGGGAGGTCGGCACCCTGACGGTGAAGAAGCGGGGCTCAGCGGTGGAACCGGAGGAACTACGCCGCAAGGTGAAGCCGCAGGGCAAGAACGCGGCGACGGTGTTCCTGACGCGGGTGGCGGGGGCGCCGACGATGCTGATCGGGCAGCCGGTGGCAAACACCTGA
- the tsaB gene encoding tRNA (adenosine(37)-N6)-threonylcarbamoyltransferase complex dimerization subunit type 1 TsaB, which produces MLLLALDTATPAVTVALHDGSSVVAASSQVDARRHGELLLPAVDRVLADAGLRLDAVTAVVVGVGPGPYTGLRVGLMTADTFGLALGVPVHGVCTLDGLAYEAGIEGGPFVVATDARRKEVYWARYADPRTRLTGPAVDRPADIADEVAGLPAVGAGALLYPETFPDARAPENVSAASLASLAAEKLAAGEELPAPRPLYLRRPDAQVPKNYKVVTPK; this is translated from the coding sequence GTGCTCTTGCTCGCTCTGGATACCGCCACCCCCGCCGTCACCGTCGCGCTGCACGACGGCTCGTCCGTTGTCGCAGCCTCCAGCCAGGTGGACGCCCGCCGCCACGGCGAGCTGCTGCTTCCCGCCGTCGACCGGGTGCTCGCCGACGCCGGGCTCAGACTCGACGCCGTGACCGCCGTCGTCGTAGGCGTCGGCCCCGGCCCGTACACCGGCCTGCGTGTCGGCCTGATGACCGCCGACACCTTCGGCCTCGCGCTCGGCGTGCCGGTGCACGGCGTGTGCACGCTCGACGGCCTCGCGTACGAGGCGGGCATCGAGGGCGGCCCCTTCGTCGTCGCCACGGACGCGCGCCGCAAGGAGGTCTACTGGGCGCGGTACGCGGACCCGCGCACCCGCCTCACCGGCCCCGCCGTCGACCGCCCCGCGGACATCGCGGACGAGGTGGCGGGTCTGCCCGCCGTCGGCGCCGGCGCGCTGCTCTACCCCGAGACCTTCCCGGACGCCCGCGCCCCCGAGAACGTCTCGGCGGCCTCGCTCGCATCCCTCGCCGCGGAGAAGCTCGCCGCGGGCGAGGAACTGCCGGCCCCCAGGCCGCTGTACCTGCGCCGCCCTGACGCGCAGGTCCCCAAGAACTACAAGGTGGTCACCCCCAAGTGA
- the tsaE gene encoding tRNA (adenosine(37)-N6)-threonylcarbamoyltransferase complex ATPase subunit type 1 TsaE yields the protein MEAPHNPAPVNDPAPVNTLGITVTSPEQMGDLGRRLAKLLRPGDLVMLTGELGAGKTTLTRGLGEGLGVRGAVTSPTFVIARVHPSLSDGPPLVHVDAYRLGGGLDEMEDLDLDVSLPESVIVVEWGDGKVEELSDDRLRVVIDRAVGDTTDEVREVTLTGVGTRWAQADLTLLSA from the coding sequence ATGGAAGCACCGCACAACCCGGCCCCCGTGAACGACCCGGCCCCCGTGAACACCCTCGGCATCACCGTCACCTCCCCCGAGCAGATGGGCGACCTGGGCCGCCGCCTGGCCAAGCTGCTCCGCCCCGGTGACCTCGTGATGCTCACCGGCGAACTCGGCGCCGGCAAGACGACGCTGACCCGTGGCCTCGGTGAGGGCCTCGGCGTGCGCGGCGCCGTCACGTCACCGACCTTCGTCATCGCCCGCGTCCATCCGTCACTCTCCGACGGCCCGCCCCTGGTGCACGTGGACGCGTACCGCCTGGGCGGCGGGCTCGACGAGATGGAGGACCTCGACCTGGACGTCTCGCTGCCGGAATCGGTGATCGTCGTGGAGTGGGGCGACGGCAAGGTCGAGGAGCTCTCCGACGACCGCCTGCGGGTCGTGATCGACCGCGCCGTCGGCGACACCACCGACGAAGTGCGTGAAGTGACGCTGACCGGGGTCGGGACGCGGTGGGCGCAGGCCGACCTCACGCTGCTCTCGGCCTGA
- a CDS encoding alpha/beta hydrolase, whose translation MSETSTGAAADAVVTEVATAVGNWRRAGFAGAAIGVVAAGAAAGVAIERLTVGRGMRKKARLALDASGPYGSLRGMPGVAYADDGTELSYEVDEIDTDEEDSARAPRRRRLFGRKTPAPVTVVFSHGYCLSQDSWHFQRAALRGVVRCVYWDQRSHGRSGRGAAQVTEQAPVSIDQLGRDLKAVIDAAAPEGPLVLVGHSMGGMTTMALADHYPELIRERVVGVALVGTSSGRLGQVNFGLPVAGMNAVRRVLPGVLKALGSQAELVEKGRRATADLFAGIIKRYSFSSRDVDPAISRFAERMIESTPIDVVAEFYPAFAEHDKTEALNHFAGLPVLVLAGDKDLVTPSEHSEAIADLLPDAELVLVPDAGHLVMLEHPEVVTDRLADLLARTGALPTAADARTSSG comes from the coding sequence GTGAGCGAGACCAGCACGGGGGCGGCCGCGGACGCGGTGGTGACGGAAGTCGCGACGGCGGTCGGCAACTGGCGGAGGGCCGGCTTCGCCGGTGCCGCGATAGGCGTCGTCGCCGCGGGCGCCGCGGCCGGTGTCGCCATCGAACGGCTGACCGTGGGCCGCGGGATGCGCAAGAAGGCGCGGCTCGCACTCGACGCGTCGGGGCCGTACGGCTCGCTGCGCGGCATGCCCGGCGTGGCGTACGCCGATGACGGCACCGAACTCTCGTACGAGGTCGACGAGATCGACACGGACGAGGAGGACAGTGCGCGCGCCCCGCGCCGCCGCAGGCTCTTCGGACGCAAGACCCCGGCTCCGGTCACCGTCGTCTTCAGCCATGGCTACTGCCTGAGCCAGGACTCCTGGCACTTCCAGCGGGCGGCGCTGCGCGGTGTCGTGCGCTGTGTGTACTGGGACCAGCGCAGCCACGGCCGTTCGGGGCGCGGTGCGGCGCAGGTGACGGAGCAGGCGCCGGTCTCCATCGACCAGTTGGGGCGGGACCTGAAGGCCGTCATCGACGCGGCGGCTCCCGAGGGGCCGCTGGTCCTCGTCGGGCACTCCATGGGCGGCATGACGACGATGGCCCTCGCCGATCACTACCCGGAGCTGATCCGCGAGCGGGTCGTCGGCGTCGCCCTCGTCGGTACGTCGTCCGGGCGGCTCGGGCAGGTCAACTTCGGGCTTCCCGTCGCCGGGATGAACGCCGTGCGGCGCGTGCTGCCGGGGGTTCTCAAAGCCCTCGGGTCGCAGGCCGAGCTCGTGGAGAAGGGGCGGCGTGCCACCGCGGATCTCTTCGCCGGGATCATCAAGCGCTACTCGTTCTCGTCGAGGGACGTGGACCCGGCGATCTCGCGGTTCGCCGAGCGGATGATCGAGTCGACGCCGATCGACGTGGTCGCGGAGTTCTATCCGGCGTTCGCCGAGCACGACAAGACGGAGGCGCTCAACCACTTCGCCGGGCTTCCGGTGCTCGTCCTCGCGGGGGACAAGGACCTGGTGACGCCCAGCGAGCACAGCGAGGCCATCGCCGATCTGCTCCCGGACGCCGAACTCGTGCTCGTACCCGACGCCGGGCACCTGGTCATGCTGGAACACCCCGAGGTCGTCACGGACCGCCTCGCGGACCTTCTCGCCCGTACGGGAGCTCTGCCGACGGCGGCCGACGCACGGACCTCCAGCGGCTAA
- the rimI gene encoding ribosomal protein S18-alanine N-acetyltransferase — protein sequence MRWWDIEPVFVLEKELFPDDAWSRGMFWSELSHARGPLATRRYVVAMDDGRLVGYAGLASGGDQADVQTIAVAPSHWGTGLGSRLLTDLLNAATAFECAEVMLEVRVDNTRAQKLYERFGFEPIGFRRGYYQPGNVDALVMRLTDPSTSVQGTDIHG from the coding sequence ATGCGCTGGTGGGACATCGAGCCCGTCTTCGTCCTGGAGAAGGAACTCTTCCCGGACGACGCCTGGTCGCGCGGCATGTTCTGGTCCGAGCTCTCCCACGCGCGCGGGCCGCTGGCCACCCGCCGCTATGTGGTGGCCATGGACGACGGGCGTCTCGTCGGTTACGCGGGGCTGGCGTCCGGCGGCGACCAGGCCGACGTACAGACCATCGCGGTGGCCCCGAGCCACTGGGGCACGGGGCTCGGCTCCCGGCTCCTGACCGATCTGCTGAACGCGGCGACCGCCTTCGAGTGCGCCGAGGTGATGCTCGAGGTGCGGGTCGACAACACGCGGGCGCAGAAGCTGTACGAGCGCTTCGGCTTCGAGCCCATCGGCTTCAGGCGCGGCTACTACCAGCCGGGCAATGTGGACGCCCTCGTCATGCGTCTGACCGATCCATCAACTTCCGTACAAGGAACCGACATCCATGGCTGA